One segment of Candidatus Micropelagos thuwalensis DNA contains the following:
- a CDS encoding GMC family oxidoreductase, with protein MELRDVASILDFDYVIIGAGTAGCLLANRLSQNPDNKVLVLEAGSKDKYLRTKIPVGYLFSMGNPKTDWCYTTEKEEGLNGRSLNYPRGRVLGGSSAINGMIYMRGQAKNYDHWKSEGNIGWGWDDVLPYFKKSEYYFKGADDFHGEGGAWRVEKQRLSWEVLDSFAKACAQSGIPPTEDFNRGTNFGVGYFEVNQRKGVRVSADSAFLRPIRHRKNLTIITNANVEKITFDGKKATGVIFRENKKSGHSPLHAKAHREVILSAGSINTPKLLQISGIGPPDLLKSFGIDIVHPLQGVGQNLQDHLQIRTVFKLKNAKTLNDTYKSLFGKIGMGLEYLFNRSGPISMAPSQLGVFAKSDPSLDDPNLQYHIQPLSLDAFGEPLHTFSAITASVCNLQPDSRGTVTIRSPHADDNPVIKPNYLSSPTDKDIAAKSITLTRNIFATEAMRKYEPTEFLPGAEHQSPKALSEQAGNISTSIFHPVGTAKMGTGQDGVVDRELNVYGIQNLRVVDASIMPKITSGNTNSPTLMIAEKAADMILQNRR; from the coding sequence ATGGAGCTTAGAGACGTGGCATCCATATTAGATTTTGACTACGTCATTATCGGAGCCGGTACGGCAGGTTGTCTATTGGCTAATCGCTTATCACAAAACCCCGATAACAAAGTTTTGGTTCTTGAGGCGGGTAGTAAAGATAAATATTTGCGCACAAAAATCCCTGTCGGCTATCTCTTCTCCATGGGTAATCCCAAAACTGACTGGTGTTACACGACCGAAAAAGAAGAAGGTCTGAATGGCAGAAGTCTCAACTATCCGCGGGGTCGCGTTCTTGGTGGCAGTTCTGCCATTAACGGTATGATCTATATGCGTGGTCAGGCCAAAAATTACGACCATTGGAAAAGCGAAGGCAATATTGGCTGGGGGTGGGATGATGTCCTCCCTTACTTCAAAAAATCTGAATACTACTTTAAAGGAGCTGATGACTTTCATGGAGAGGGCGGCGCTTGGCGGGTTGAAAAGCAAAGACTTTCTTGGGAAGTCCTGGACTCTTTTGCAAAGGCGTGTGCACAGTCAGGTATTCCGCCAACCGAGGATTTTAATCGCGGCACAAATTTTGGTGTCGGATATTTTGAGGTGAACCAACGCAAAGGTGTTCGTGTCAGCGCCGACTCGGCTTTTTTGAGGCCTATACGGCATCGCAAAAACCTCACCATTATCACCAATGCCAATGTCGAAAAAATCACTTTTGACGGTAAAAAAGCGACAGGGGTCATTTTTCGTGAAAATAAAAAATCTGGTCATTCCCCGCTTCACGCAAAAGCACACCGAGAGGTAATTTTATCCGCCGGTTCCATCAATACACCGAAGCTTCTACAGATCTCAGGCATCGGCCCTCCAGACCTACTTAAGAGTTTTGGGATAGATATTGTGCATCCCCTTCAGGGCGTCGGACAAAACCTTCAAGATCATTTGCAAATCCGTACCGTATTTAAACTCAAAAATGCCAAAACGCTCAACGACACTTATAAAAGCTTGTTCGGTAAAATCGGCATGGGGTTAGAATATCTTTTCAATCGCTCTGGGCCGATATCCATGGCGCCCAGCCAGCTTGGTGTGTTTGCTAAATCAGACCCAAGTCTCGATGATCCGAATTTACAATATCACATTCAGCCTTTGTCATTAGATGCGTTTGGAGAACCACTTCACACATTCAGCGCAATTACGGCCTCAGTTTGTAATCTGCAACCAGACAGCCGTGGCACGGTGACCATCAGGTCACCTCATGCGGATGATAACCCCGTTATTAAACCGAATTATTTGTCCAGCCCGACTGATAAAGATATTGCCGCCAAGTCAATTACTCTGACACGCAATATTTTTGCAACCGAAGCTATGCGCAAATATGAGCCCACAGAATTTTTACCGGGCGCTGAACATCAATCGCCTAAGGCTCTTTCAGAACAAGCCGGTAACATCAGCACCAGCATTTTTCACCCCGTTGGGACGGCGAAAATGGGAACCGGTCAAGACGGTGTTGTCGATCGCGAGTTGAATGTTTACGGAATTCAGAATCTTCGCGTGGTAGATGCGTCCATCATGCCAAAGATCACCTCTGGAAATACAAATTCTCCGACTTTGATGATTGCCGAAAAGGCAGCCGATATGATTTTGCAAAATAGACGGTAA
- a CDS encoding phosphoenolpyruvate carboxylase produces the protein MSLPLNNAASLRKQLMQYWPMREHDPHANAAKLLAYRLSDELAAGDLTLPHLERILADLCKSAARERGTRLAQRAGLDDIDNWRRQFKKILAEKAKSGFTNFRKWVESDAIGLVATAHPTFAMTDVMTAHVLGAATGKPSRKKLSANAIIRNEPPSLSDEHAEAQKCIKTMHQVVDIANEMIFAQASKSFPKQWTQLTPQLVTVASWVGYDLDGRRDIQWSDTIRLKLGEKATKLQDYCDMAKAITEGTTSPPKGLVDFIVAAGNAIEIAREEQFAFAQDLNIPENLMAAAELLTTSRAGRWVDISPGLAYLNAAIRQTKDRKTKQACLVLRAHMKRCGMGTARLHLRVNAQQVLTAIGAHVPITGDDRLNSRTFLRRVSKFTDKVKPIKSDFAMLDAQDSTVNRQLLLAAQILKSIDRDMPIRFLIAECDQASIVLSALALARYYGVDDQLDISPLFETPHALRNGGRVVEQMLEQPAYRNHVKKRGVIAVQTGFSDAGRFMGQIAAVLAVERLQSHLATAISKSGLTDMRALIFNTHGESNGRGSHPGTLTQRMDYIMSPWVFERFRSHKIALTHEFSFQGGDGFLWFGDNLLGEASLMQLLCARFKPTEDATKDEFYNDTDFVWDFYNEVINQQDSLYHDDDYRYILSGFARNFLIPSGSRPEIRQASGPLAQSTFTPRRIRAIPHNAILQQLGIPTNVIFGIGRAGRIDPNRFNMIFRNAPRGRTIMDMVLGSWQNTQLQVLAAYGDFQDPNFWISRAIAQGKKSTRWRYRLVAHQLYQRNANPRLRQLLYRLRADGDLLSGIMETDDKDISINLSHDADRATQNQILFHGIRLAVLMHAQLVCTALPINAPPGATRAEIMERICNFDLSNVIATLNATYPARDETDCKNTQDTTREIVQTLTACHRLIHITSQGLSQSFNAYG, from the coding sequence ATGAGCTTGCCTCTCAATAATGCTGCTTCATTACGCAAGCAACTTATGCAGTATTGGCCGATGCGCGAACATGACCCGCACGCCAATGCCGCGAAATTACTCGCCTATCGACTATCTGATGAATTAGCGGCGGGAGATTTAACCCTTCCTCATCTGGAACGCATATTAGCCGATTTATGCAAATCTGCAGCCCGTGAGCGCGGCACAAGATTAGCTCAGCGCGCCGGGCTGGATGATATTGACAATTGGCGACGACAGTTCAAAAAAATCTTGGCAGAAAAAGCCAAATCCGGCTTTACAAATTTCCGAAAATGGGTTGAGAGCGACGCCATCGGTCTGGTAGCAACCGCGCATCCGACCTTTGCCATGACTGATGTTATGACCGCCCATGTGCTTGGCGCGGCAACAGGCAAACCTTCGAGGAAAAAACTCTCTGCAAATGCCATTATTCGTAACGAACCGCCAAGCCTAAGCGATGAGCATGCTGAGGCACAAAAATGCATCAAGACCATGCATCAGGTTGTCGATATTGCCAATGAGATGATATTTGCTCAAGCCTCAAAAAGTTTTCCTAAACAATGGACACAGTTAACACCCCAGCTTGTCACAGTTGCCAGCTGGGTCGGCTATGATTTGGATGGACGTCGCGATATTCAATGGAGCGACACCATTCGCCTTAAACTCGGAGAGAAAGCCACCAAGCTCCAAGATTATTGTGACATGGCGAAAGCCATTACAGAAGGCACAACCAGCCCCCCGAAAGGTCTCGTCGATTTTATCGTCGCGGCTGGAAACGCCATTGAAATTGCCCGTGAGGAACAATTTGCATTTGCGCAAGATTTAAATATTCCCGAAAATCTGATGGCGGCAGCAGAATTGCTCACCACATCACGTGCTGGTCGTTGGGTAGATATCTCGCCCGGACTGGCTTATCTCAATGCTGCCATCCGTCAGACAAAAGACCGCAAAACAAAGCAAGCTTGTTTGGTTCTTCGTGCGCATATGAAACGATGTGGTATGGGAACAGCTCGACTGCATTTACGTGTCAACGCACAACAAGTGTTAACCGCCATTGGCGCGCATGTGCCGATTACCGGAGATGACCGCCTCAACTCTCGCACCTTTTTGCGGCGTGTCAGCAAATTTACAGATAAGGTGAAGCCGATCAAATCCGACTTTGCCATGCTGGATGCTCAAGACAGCACCGTGAACCGCCAGCTTCTCCTCGCCGCGCAAATTCTCAAATCTATTGATCGCGATATGCCAATACGCTTTTTGATTGCCGAATGTGATCAAGCAAGCATTGTGCTGAGTGCTTTGGCGTTGGCGCGATATTATGGTGTTGACGACCAACTCGATATTTCACCCCTTTTTGAAACGCCACATGCCTTACGTAATGGTGGACGCGTGGTCGAGCAGATGCTCGAACAACCTGCCTATCGCAACCATGTGAAAAAACGTGGCGTAATTGCCGTACAAACCGGCTTCTCCGATGCCGGGCGTTTTATGGGACAAATTGCTGCCGTGCTGGCTGTCGAACGGTTACAATCTCATCTCGCCACGGCTATTTCCAAAAGCGGCCTGACAGATATGCGCGCACTCATATTTAACACACATGGCGAGTCTAACGGACGCGGAAGTCACCCCGGCACACTTACACAGCGTATGGATTACATAATGAGCCCGTGGGTGTTTGAGCGTTTCCGCAGTCATAAAATCGCGCTGACCCATGAGTTCAGCTTTCAGGGCGGAGACGGGTTTTTGTGGTTCGGGGATAATCTTCTTGGCGAAGCCTCGTTGATGCAATTACTTTGCGCCCGTTTCAAGCCAACTGAAGACGCGACGAAGGATGAGTTTTATAACGATACTGATTTCGTGTGGGACTTTTACAATGAGGTTATCAACCAGCAGGACAGCCTCTATCATGATGATGATTATCGTTATATCTTGTCGGGCTTTGCGCGTAACTTTCTTATCCCGTCAGGGTCGCGCCCTGAAATTCGTCAGGCCAGTGGACCACTTGCACAATCAACTTTCACCCCAAGGCGTATTCGCGCCATACCGCATAATGCGATTTTGCAGCAATTGGGGATACCGACCAATGTGATTTTCGGCATTGGACGCGCCGGTCGTATTGATCCTAACCGTTTTAATATGATTTTCCGTAACGCGCCACGAGGACGCACCATTATGGATATGGTATTAGGGAGTTGGCAAAACACACAATTGCAGGTGCTTGCCGCCTATGGTGATTTTCAGGATCCCAATTTCTGGATTTCACGCGCCATTGCGCAAGGAAAGAAATCGACACGTTGGCGATATCGTCTCGTCGCGCATCAGCTTTACCAGCGCAACGCTAATCCGAGATTACGGCAATTACTATATCGCCTGCGTGCCGACGGGGATTTACTATCTGGTATCATGGAAACTGACGATAAAGATATTAGCATCAATCTATCGCATGACGCCGATCGCGCCACTCAAAATCAAATTTTATTTCATGGCATTAGGCTAGCAGTTTTAATGCATGCTCAGCTCGTTTGCACCGCATTGCCAATTAACGCCCCTCCAGGCGCAACGCGTGCAGAAATCATGGAGCGTATTTGTAATTTTGATTTGTCCAATGTAATAGCTACGTTGAACGCAACTTATCCGGCACGTGATGAAACTGACTGCAAAAACACTCAGGATACAACAAGAGAAATCGTACAGACATTGACAGCATGTCATCGCCTCATTCATATAACGAGCCAAGGCCTTTCCCAGTCATTTAACGCTTATGGTTAA
- the purT gene encoding formate-dependent phosphoribosylglycinamide formyltransferase, producing the protein MLLGSGELGRELTISLKRLGCKVVACDKYENAPAMQLADEALIFDMLDEELLRSHINSVDPDLIVPEIEAINTQVLLDIEADRIVVPSGRAVDLTMNRDRIRDRATEIGLNTAKYGYADNLNDMLNIYDAMECKVVVKPVMSSSGKGQSTIPASDPSAAKAAWQYAVDNMRGNRPKVIIEEFIDFDYEITLLTIRQKDHETVYCPVIKHQQVDGDFKISEQGTFEMGSLEKEAQVIAKHITDDLGGYGLFGVEFFIRGDEVIFSELSPRPHDTGLLTLYTQDLSEFDLHARAILHLPIVSVKILRNGACHTINASQVSDNYSVHGVAEIEKIIGVEAMLFGKPDSYPNRRLGIIFAPDVETAKLARKKISLKY; encoded by the coding sequence ATGTTGCTCGGTTCGGGCGAGCTGGGGAGAGAGCTCACGATTAGTTTGAAGCGGCTTGGTTGTAAAGTAGTTGCCTGTGATAAATATGAAAATGCGCCAGCTATGCAGTTAGCTGATGAGGCTTTAATCTTCGATATGTTAGATGAGGAATTGTTGCGTTCTCATATTAACTCCGTTGATCCAGATTTAATAGTTCCTGAAATTGAAGCCATTAACACCCAAGTGCTTCTTGATATTGAAGCTGATCGAATTGTAGTGCCATCTGGTCGTGCAGTTGATTTAACAATGAACCGCGATCGTATTCGTGATCGCGCCACCGAAATAGGTCTAAATACTGCGAAGTACGGTTATGCCGATAACCTAAATGATATGTTGAATATATATGATGCTATGGAGTGTAAGGTTGTTGTCAAGCCAGTGATGAGCTCCTCAGGCAAAGGACAATCCACAATTCCTGCAAGTGATCCTTCGGCGGCCAAGGCGGCCTGGCAATATGCAGTAGATAATATGCGAGGTAATCGTCCCAAAGTAATTATCGAGGAATTTATTGATTTTGATTATGAAATTACGCTTCTAACCATCCGCCAAAAAGACCACGAAACTGTTTATTGTCCAGTAATTAAACATCAACAAGTAGATGGAGATTTCAAAATTAGTGAACAAGGTACATTTGAAATGGGTTCGCTTGAGAAAGAGGCGCAAGTTATTGCAAAACATATCACTGATGACTTAGGTGGATATGGTCTTTTTGGTGTCGAGTTTTTTATTCGCGGTGACGAGGTAATATTCTCAGAACTTAGTCCGCGTCCTCATGATACAGGCTTATTAACGCTTTACACACAGGACTTATCTGAATTTGATTTGCATGCTCGAGCAATTCTGCATTTACCGATAGTTTCAGTTAAAATTTTACGAAATGGCGCGTGCCACACCATTAACGCTAGTCAAGTAAGTGACAATTATTCAGTTCATGGAGTAGCTGAGATTGAAAAAATTATTGGTGTTGAAGCAATGTTATTTGGGAAGCCAGACTCTTATCCTAATCGAAGGTTGGGCATTATATTTGCTCCTGATGTGGAAACAGCTAAACTCGCACGCAAAAAAATATCACTGAAATATTAA
- a CDS encoding alpha/beta hydrolase — translation MIFNHSYVDINGVHMHFVEDDLPRKGFLPVILCHGFPHTWFSWHRQIPALSNAGCKVIAPDMRGMGETSAPNAIDAYDVNTICKDLIGLLDHLEIEKAVFVGLDFGAFAIYDLALRFPERVVAVIGLENPAAPHNPSKPPLEEYQEMGADHFLHINYFCETIGRADKDLLERVDEFFPKVFWALSGEGNYFDTFQFPKETHYIDALNDAPSLPWSWLDETELQVFIDSYRRSGFTGGLNWYRSMDLKWKQRKPFENTKSNVPAYFLGSENDVDLKGFHGEDPISLLRKQFPNLRAVEMVSKAGHLVQLEKSAEVNASLVNFVRDIKENLGKI, via the coding sequence ATGATTTTCAATCACAGCTACGTAGATATTAATGGAGTGCATATGCACTTTGTTGAGGACGATTTACCGAGGAAAGGTTTCTTACCAGTAATTTTATGTCACGGATTTCCTCATACTTGGTTTAGTTGGCACAGGCAAATACCTGCACTGTCTAATGCAGGATGCAAGGTTATCGCTCCAGACATGCGTGGAATGGGTGAAACGAGCGCTCCTAATGCAATAGATGCTTACGATGTAAATACTATTTGCAAAGATTTAATTGGACTTCTAGATCACTTAGAAATTGAAAAAGCAGTTTTTGTGGGTCTAGATTTCGGTGCTTTTGCGATATATGATTTGGCATTACGTTTCCCTGAAAGAGTTGTTGCAGTTATTGGCCTTGAAAATCCAGCCGCACCGCACAACCCCTCTAAACCTCCTCTTGAAGAATATCAAGAAATGGGAGCTGATCATTTTCTTCATATTAATTACTTTTGTGAGACAATTGGGCGTGCAGACAAAGATTTACTTGAACGAGTAGATGAATTTTTCCCAAAAGTTTTTTGGGCGCTTAGTGGTGAAGGAAATTACTTTGATACTTTCCAATTTCCGAAAGAGACTCATTATATTGACGCTTTGAATGATGCTCCTTCATTGCCATGGTCTTGGTTAGATGAAACAGAATTACAAGTTTTTATAGACTCTTATCGCAGGTCAGGTTTTACAGGTGGGCTAAACTGGTATCGTTCTATGGACTTAAAGTGGAAGCAGAGAAAGCCTTTTGAAAACACTAAAAGTAATGTTCCAGCATATTTCTTAGGCAGTGAAAATGATGTTGATTTAAAAGGTTTTCATGGTGAGGATCCAATAAGTTTGTTACGCAAACAATTTCCTAATCTTCGAGCTGTTGAAATGGTTTCAAAAGCTGGTCACTTAGTGCAGTTAGAAAAATCTGCTGAAGTAAATGCTTCCTTAGTAAATTTTGTCAGGGATATTAAAGAAAATTTAGGGAAGATTTAG
- a CDS encoding sodiumpantothenate symporter protein, which yields MTINEDTLDQARHDWGLGILKISEAYENSGIDKARVVANEFLDNLYGFEFGPILFKPTLSGGSKTFRPSKEGALSYFIGENPNFPNDTGFGIKYWRKVDSDTSAIFIEENVAMWIGWVTLVNNNGDEVKVDKSWGYRKDDNGRLKIVLHHSSLPYEA from the coding sequence ATGACAATTAATGAAGACACCCTTGATCAGGCACGCCATGATTGGGGATTAGGAATATTAAAAATCTCCGAGGCTTATGAAAACTCAGGTATTGATAAAGCCAGAGTAGTAGCTAACGAATTTCTCGATAATTTATATGGGTTTGAGTTTGGACCCATTCTTTTTAAACCCACATTGAGTGGGGGAAGTAAAACATTTCGACCAAGTAAAGAAGGTGCACTTTCATACTTTATTGGTGAAAATCCAAATTTTCCGAATGATACAGGTTTTGGAATTAAGTATTGGAGAAAAGTTGACTCGGATACATCAGCAATTTTCATTGAAGAAAATGTAGCAATGTGGATAGGTTGGGTGACACTAGTAAATAATAATGGTGATGAAGTTAAAGTAGACAAAAGTTGGGGTTACCGAAAAGATGACAATGGTAGGTTAAAGATTGTTCTTCATCATTCATCTTTGCCTTATGAAGCATGA